The genomic DNA ACGGGTCCCCCGCCACGCCGAGTGACCTCTCCGGTCACCGGTTCGACGATGAGGACTATCCCGCCTACAGCATGGGCCGGGCCGCCGAGATGCTCGGCGTCACCCAGGCGTTCCTGCGCAACCTGGGCACCGCCAAGCTGATCGAGCCGCAGCGCTCCGAGGGCGGCCACCGCCGTTACTCGCGCTACCAGCTGCGTCTGGCCGCCCGCGCCCGGGAGCTCCTCGACCAGGGCACCGCCCTGGAGGCCGCCTGCCGCATCATCATCCTGGAAGACCAGCTCGCCGAGGCCCTGCGTATCAACACCGAACTGCAGCAGAGCCGCGACCTGCACCAGTCCGCCAGCGCGAGCCGCCGCTCGGCCTGAGGGCCGACGCCCTGACTCGCGATCGCCCTCGCTGCCGCCGACAGCACTCCGACCTCGCCCCGGCATCCTCAGCGCACCAGCTCACGGCGCCCTGCCTCGCAACGGCAGGGCGGCCCGGACCTGCTGCAGCCGCTCTGCGGCCTTGCGTATCCGCTCAGCCGGTTCCGATCCGCTTAAGCGGGCCCCAATCTGTTCTCCCGACTGCGGTCGTGCTTGACCTGGAGTCCACTCCATGGGACAGAGTCTGTTCCCGCAGCCAACGCAGGACGGAGCACATCTTGACGACGGTGAACCTCGCACTGGGAACAATGCACTTCGGGACACGTCTTGACGAGCGGTCCTCGTTCGACCTGCTGGACCGGTTCGTGGCCGCGGGCGGCACGATGATCGACACCGCGAACTGCTACGCGTTCTGGTCCGATCCGAGCGGCGCCGGCGGGCAGAGCGAGCGGGTGATCGGCCGGTGGCTGGCCCGCCGTCCCGGCGTCCGCGACCGGGTGTATCTCAGCACGAAGGTGGGCGCGGAGCCGATCGGAGCCGGTGAGTGGCCCGGCAACCGGGAGGGCCTGTCAGCTCCCGCGATCAAGGCGGCGGTTCAGGACAGCCTCCGCCGGCTGGGCACCGACCGGATCGACCTGTACTGGACGCATATGGAGGACAGGGTGGCCCCGCTGGAGGACACGGTCGGAGCGCTGGCGGACCTGGCCGGTTCCGGCACCGTCGGCCGGCTGGGTTGCTCGAACCATCCGACGTGGCGGGTGGAACGCGCCCGGCAGATCGCCCGGAGCAACGGCTGGGCCGGATACACCGCGCTGCAACTGCGCCACTCCTACCTGAAGCCGCGCCCCGACACCCCGGTGCCCGGCCATGACCACCGGTTCGGCTGGGCCACCGACGAGGTCGTCGACTACGT from Streptosporangium sp. NBC_01756 includes the following:
- a CDS encoding helix-turn-helix domain-containing protein → MGRAAEMLGVTQAFLRNLGTAKLIEPQRSEGGHRRYSRYQLRLAARARELLDQGTALEAACRIIILEDQLAEALRINTELQQSRDLHQSASASRRSA
- a CDS encoding aldo/keto reductase — its product is MTTVNLALGTMHFGTRLDERSSFDLLDRFVAAGGTMIDTANCYAFWSDPSGAGGQSERVIGRWLARRPGVRDRVYLSTKVGAEPIGAGEWPGNREGLSAPAIKAAVQDSLRRLGTDRIDLYWTHMEDRVAPLEDTVGALADLAGSGTVGRLGCSNHPTWRVERARQIARSNGWAGYTALQLRHSYLKPRPDTPVPGHDHRFGWATDEVVDYVHSDPELTLWAYTALLNGAYTRADRPLPEAYRHPATTRRMAALTEVAGELGVSPNQVVLAWLAGGDPAVTSIVGVSDATQLDEALAGVALVLTDEHRGRLDAAG